From a region of the Eulemur rufifrons isolate Redbay chromosome 7, OSU_ERuf_1, whole genome shotgun sequence genome:
- the SSR3 gene encoding translocon-associated protein subunit gamma isoform X1 produces the protein MAPKGGSKQQSEEDLLLQDFSRNLSAKSSALFFGNAFIVSAIPIWLYWRIWHMDLIQSAVLYSVMTLVSTYLVAFAYKNVKFVLKHKVAQKREDAVSKEVTRKLSEADNRKMSRKEKDERFDSLFKVFEIKKGILWKKNEVADYEATTFSIFYNNTLFLVLVIVASFFILKNFNPTVNYILSISASSGLIALLSTGSK, from the exons ATGGCTCCCAAAGGCGGGTCTAAGCAGCAGTCCGAGGAGGACCTGCTCCTGCAGGATTTCAGCCGCAACCTCTCGGCCAAGTCTTCCGCGCTCTTCTTCGGGAACGCATTCATCGTGTCAGCCATCCCCATCT GGTTATATTGGCGAATATGGCATATGGATCTTATTCAGTCTGCTGTTCTGTATAGTGTGATGACCCTAGTAAGCACATATTTGGTAGCCTTTGCATACAAGAATGTAAAATTTGTTCTCAAGCACAA agTAGCACAGAAGAGGGAGGATGCTGTTTCCAAAGAAGTGACTCGAAAACTTTCTGAAGCTGATAATAGAAAGATGTCTcggaaagaaaaagatgaaaggtTTGACTCCTTATTTAAAGTGTTTGAAATCAAAAAAG GAATCTtgtggaagaaaaatgaagttgcTGACTATGAAGCTACAACATTTTCCATCTTCTATAACAACACTCTGTTCCTGGTCTTGGTCATTGTTGCTTCCTTCTTCATATTGAAGAACTTCAACCCCACTGT GAACTACATTTTGTCCATAAGTGCTTCATCAGGACTCATTGCCCTCCTGTCTACTGGCTCCAAGTAG
- the SSR3 gene encoding translocon-associated protein subunit gamma isoform X2 — MAPKGGSKQQSEEDLLLQDFSRNLSAKSSALFFGNAFIVSAIPIWLYWRIWHMDLIQSAVLYSVMTLVSTYLVAFAYKNVKFVLKHKVAQKREDAVSKEVTRKLSEADNRKMSRKEKDERILWKKNEVADYEATTFSIFYNNTLFLVLVIVASFFILKNFNPTVNYILSISASSGLIALLSTGSK; from the exons ATGGCTCCCAAAGGCGGGTCTAAGCAGCAGTCCGAGGAGGACCTGCTCCTGCAGGATTTCAGCCGCAACCTCTCGGCCAAGTCTTCCGCGCTCTTCTTCGGGAACGCATTCATCGTGTCAGCCATCCCCATCT GGTTATATTGGCGAATATGGCATATGGATCTTATTCAGTCTGCTGTTCTGTATAGTGTGATGACCCTAGTAAGCACATATTTGGTAGCCTTTGCATACAAGAATGTAAAATTTGTTCTCAAGCACAA agTAGCACAGAAGAGGGAGGATGCTGTTTCCAAAGAAGTGACTCGAAAACTTTCTGAAGCTGATAATAGAAAGATGTCTcggaaagaaaaagatgaaag AATCTtgtggaagaaaaatgaagttgcTGACTATGAAGCTACAACATTTTCCATCTTCTATAACAACACTCTGTTCCTGGTCTTGGTCATTGTTGCTTCCTTCTTCATATTGAAGAACTTCAACCCCACTGT GAACTACATTTTGTCCATAAGTGCTTCATCAGGACTCATTGCCCTCCTGTCTACTGGCTCCAAGTAG